From the Dehalococcoidales bacterium genome, one window contains:
- a CDS encoding arginase family protein encodes MMAYPEWEPPVGGGLPMIEADMPTFMGQPYAATAQDLEGANVVIIGSTYVATESDMYYGTATKEWSAAAKRVRQQSIRYSSGYIQEFDLELFEHLRVVDFGDAELPPELKDGLTADGILKAQQAVETKVGQALDAGAVAIVIGQNSPCSSYAVGKAVAERARGNMGVVSIDTHWDIRERDRLTGDPRIAGASNWKTKLYEHNNVQQKNLVEIGERGMLEDKERVRFFLEKGTHWYPMWKLREMGIEKVCQELHYAHDGTDAVYVHYDMDVLGAPELGILADPLGMTDYEILKLSLEVGRSGFDALSYICIPPGSVIWYRFITYIIAYMLAGKVIGGK; translated from the coding sequence ATGATGGCGTATCCGGAATGGGAGCCACCGGTTGGAGGGGGCCTGCCGATGATTGAAGCCGATATGCCGACCTTTATGGGGCAACCATACGCAGCAACGGCGCAGGATTTGGAAGGTGCCAATGTGGTTATCATCGGCAGCACTTACGTGGCTACAGAGTCAGATATGTATTACGGAACGGCGACAAAAGAATGGAGCGCCGCGGCGAAGAGGGTCAGGCAGCAGTCAATCCGCTATAGCTCGGGCTACATCCAGGAATTTGACCTGGAGCTGTTTGAACATCTGAGAGTAGTTGATTTCGGGGACGCGGAGTTGCCTCCGGAGCTGAAAGATGGGCTGACTGCTGATGGTATTCTCAAAGCCCAGCAGGCCGTCGAGACCAAGGTCGGTCAGGCTCTTGATGCTGGTGCGGTCGCCATAGTTATCGGCCAGAACTCTCCGTGCAGTTCCTATGCTGTGGGCAAAGCGGTCGCCGAGAGAGCCAGAGGCAACATGGGGGTAGTCAGTATTGATACCCACTGGGATATCAGAGAGAGGGACCGCCTGACCGGCGACCCCAGGATTGCCGGGGCTTCTAACTGGAAAACCAAGCTGTATGAACACAATAATGTGCAGCAGAAGAACCTGGTCGAGATTGGTGAGAGGGGTATGCTTGAAGACAAGGAAAGAGTCAGGTTCTTCCTGGAAAAAGGAACACACTGGTACCCGATGTGGAAGCTGAGAGAGATGGGAATCGAAAAGGTCTGCCAGGAGCTTCATTACGCCCACGACGGGACGGATGCCGTCTACGTGCACTATGATATGGATGTCCTGGGTGCCCCGGAGCTGGGGATACTGGCGGACCCGCTGGGTATGACCGACTATGAGATACTGAAGCTGTCTCTTGAGGTTGGCCGGAGCGGTTTTGACGCTCTCTCTTATATCTGTATCCCTCCGGGTTCCGTAATCTGGTACCGCTTCATCACCTATATTATCGCCTATATGCTTGCCGGGAAGGTTATCGGCGGGAAATAG